The proteins below are encoded in one region of Reichenbachiella sp. 5M10:
- a CDS encoding glycoside hydrolase family protein: protein MNRLKTLLVILSLVNYLTVDAQEDSGLQLGIAPVDGGLQMEDYWVWGSSVVKGKDGQYHMYASRWPKFLPFHPGWMIRSEIVHAVSDTPEGPYRFSDVALGYRGVQYWDGRSCHNPKIVKHDGKYLLYYMGSTHPFEEVTPDNVADFDLQSKWCIAGRWRKRVGLAIADSPYGPWERLDEPILDVKPDSFYSFLTSNPSPLIKEDGSVVLLFKGRSYREDELTHTDQFIGVATAPTYDGEYTVVGDEPVFSSEQFGEVEDPHLWRDDQGFHMIAKDMTGDIIGTGHHHGGVLAHSEDGIHWVLDDNPLAYTRTVTWDNGQTIKQGQLERPFVFVEDGQPTHIFFATMDGPGGFGNGTKTWNMVIPVVNNKKDLKSNKQR, encoded by the coding sequence ATGAATAGACTAAAAACACTTCTTGTTATTTTGTCTCTTGTCAACTACCTGACGGTAGATGCTCAGGAGGATAGTGGGCTCCAGTTAGGCATAGCACCTGTAGACGGAGGCCTGCAGATGGAGGACTATTGGGTATGGGGCAGCTCGGTGGTCAAAGGCAAAGACGGCCAGTACCACATGTACGCCTCGCGATGGCCCAAGTTCCTGCCCTTTCACCCGGGGTGGATGATCCGGTCGGAGATCGTACATGCCGTATCGGATACACCCGAGGGACCATACCGCTTCAGTGATGTAGCGCTAGGCTATCGTGGGGTGCAGTACTGGGACGGCCGCTCCTGTCACAACCCCAAAATCGTCAAGCACGACGGCAAATACCTGCTCTACTACATGGGGTCGACCCATCCTTTTGAGGAGGTCACGCCAGACAATGTGGCGGATTTCGACCTGCAGAGCAAATGGTGTATCGCTGGTCGCTGGCGCAAGCGGGTAGGCCTGGCGATAGCCGACAGCCCGTATGGCCCTTGGGAGCGGCTCGACGAACCCATTTTGGATGTGAAGCCAGATAGCTTTTATAGCTTCCTTACGTCCAACCCCTCCCCGCTCATCAAGGAGGACGGATCGGTCGTCCTGCTGTTCAAAGGTAGAAGCTACAGGGAGGACGAGCTCACTCACACCGATCAGTTCATTGGCGTGGCAACAGCCCCAACTTACGATGGGGAGTACACTGTGGTGGGGGATGAGCCTGTTTTCTCTTCCGAGCAATTCGGAGAAGTGGAAGACCCACACCTGTGGCGCGACGATCAGGGCTTTCACATGATCGCCAAAGACATGACGGGCGACATCATCGGCACTGGTCATCATCATGGAGGCGTGCTCGCGCACTCCGAGGATGGGATCCATTGGGTGCTGGACGACAACCCATTGGCCTATACCCGCACAGTCACCTGGGACAATGGCCAGACCATCAAGCAAGGACAGCTCGAAAGACCTTTTGTCTTTGTAGAGGATGGCCAACCGACGCATATTTTTTTCGCCACTATGGACGGGCCAGGTGGTTTTGGCAATGGGACGAAAACATGGAACATGGTGATCCCAGTAGTAAACAACAAGAAGGATTTGAAATCAAACAAGCAACGATGA
- a CDS encoding right-handed parallel beta-helix repeat-containing protein, which yields MKQIFWALAVCIALASCQTKAKPSETDTILVHTLAEWKQYLDKSHVRVKLQPGNYQIDEADNIRFIRITGDDAYFDLSGVRFMVDTKLFSRPDLTKSDDGNSMYCAIEVSGDRVTLEGLYIETYGDTPGRQSKNKMFNIVGEGDVLKNVEVRTTGSSPWGFGYLYGLGGGDVRKMNGIRVGYPAKDVKLLGCKVHMRAMGHAIFLQGAENTLIENCHVDGLLRTTDAILAETSGYAFDRDFYAGKGGYVEGTMIREDGKIMPGEIVSLSEDGIRMYPEYNGHKTKNTTVKNCTVTQMRRGICTGLSTSGDKVIDCIVRDCVATGYNVGNADTLINCSANAKYAEAFCVPYTKAKNAYVEMNILDSRNGMANDLLAKINGEGHHVIVKTANEDYIPSSMAIKLASWQGYGNFNKKATPLATDVVLDNETNCKVLSYPGVKDTEINSKGEIIKEAKQDQRLIIN from the coding sequence ATGAAACAGATATTTTGGGCACTGGCTGTGTGTATAGCACTCGCCTCGTGCCAGACCAAGGCAAAGCCAAGCGAAACCGACACGATACTTGTACACACGCTCGCTGAGTGGAAGCAGTATCTCGACAAAAGCCATGTCCGGGTCAAGCTTCAGCCCGGCAACTACCAGATCGACGAGGCGGACAATATCCGATTCATCAGGATCACAGGCGATGATGCCTATTTCGATCTCAGTGGGGTCAGATTCATGGTTGATACCAAGCTCTTTAGCCGTCCCGATCTGACCAAAAGTGACGATGGCAATAGTATGTACTGTGCCATAGAGGTGTCGGGCGATCGCGTCACCCTCGAAGGCTTGTACATCGAGACCTATGGCGATACACCGGGCCGACAAAGCAAAAACAAGATGTTTAACATCGTGGGAGAGGGTGATGTGTTGAAAAATGTGGAGGTACGCACGACCGGTTCTAGTCCCTGGGGCTTTGGCTACTTGTATGGCCTAGGAGGCGGTGATGTGCGTAAGATGAACGGCATCCGCGTGGGCTATCCCGCCAAGGATGTGAAACTGCTGGGCTGCAAAGTACACATGCGCGCCATGGGGCATGCGATCTTTTTGCAGGGAGCGGAAAACACGCTGATCGAAAACTGTCACGTGGATGGATTGCTCCGTACCACTGATGCCATCCTGGCGGAAACCTCAGGCTATGCTTTTGACCGAGATTTTTACGCCGGCAAAGGCGGCTATGTGGAGGGCACTATGATTCGCGAAGATGGCAAGATCATGCCAGGAGAGATCGTCTCCCTGAGCGAGGACGGCATACGCATGTACCCAGAATACAACGGCCACAAAACAAAAAACACAACCGTGAAGAACTGTACGGTCACCCAGATGCGTCGCGGGATCTGCACGGGACTGAGCACGTCAGGCGACAAGGTGATCGACTGTATAGTGCGCGACTGTGTGGCCACTGGCTACAATGTAGGCAATGCCGATACTTTGATCAATTGTAGCGCGAATGCCAAGTATGCAGAGGCTTTTTGTGTGCCCTATACCAAGGCTAAAAATGCCTATGTAGAGATGAACATCCTCGACAGCCGTAACGGGATGGCCAACGATCTACTGGCCAAAATCAATGGAGAAGGCCACCACGTGATCGTGAAAACGGCCAACGAAGATTACATCCCCTCGTCGATGGCCATCAAGCTGGCTTCATGGCAAGGGTATGGCAACTTTAATAAAAAAGCCACGCCCCTTGCCACAGATGTTGTGCTCGATAATGAGACAAATTGCAAAGTCCTTTCTTATCCAGGTGTAAAGGATACCGAAATAAACAGTAAGGGTGAAATAATAAAAGAAGCGAAGCAAGATCAACGACTCATTATCAATTAG
- a CDS encoding alpha-L-rhamnosidase C-terminal domain-containing protein, with amino-acid sequence MGSHKMNLGCHHSIRLAIILWIFLMFFWGELCCVAQQIRDPKFIVSYNQPKKITKLGSGHYLIDFGKSFFGTVSLSLKSNHAKDLVIHQGEKLLGNRIDRNPEATVRYQKVVMKNMLAGQAYIVKLQPDIRNTNDKAIHLPDSLGVVMPFRYCEIENLQVPIEDIELFQKAIYVEFDDMAGYFSSSNKTLDQVWNLCKHTIKATTFTGYYVDGDRERIPYEADAYINQLSHYSVDDNYAIAKRTNEYFIDHPTWPTEWLLHTAMLFYQDYMYTGDLTLIRKHYQVLKVRTLHDLAREDGLISSRSHRLDSAFMLKLGFKDPKTKVRDIVDWPPAQKDSYWKLATEEGERDGYDMGVEINTVVNAFYYHNLVLMTEIARVLGESDDAKRFAKEAEMVRTMINEKLLDKAKGVYIDGEGSSHSSLHANMMPLVFGLVPDQYKMTVVDFIKTRGMACSVYGAQYLLEALYQAGETEYAFKLMTDTTTDRSWWNMIQLGATMTLEAWDMKYKPNLDWNHAWGTAPLNTVVRHLWGITPIQPGFKQVEVQPQLGELTFSEIKTPTIMGNIIARHQQVNEKVNYTIELPEGMSGIFIVPKGYQPTKSKQRQEIIKLSSEVNKIKLRVISKDSLVDTE; translated from the coding sequence ATGGGAAGTCATAAAATGAATCTGGGCTGTCATCATTCTATTAGATTAGCTATAATTCTGTGGATTTTCCTCATGTTTTTTTGGGGGGAACTATGTTGCGTTGCTCAGCAGATTAGAGATCCAAAGTTTATAGTTTCCTATAACCAACCCAAGAAAATAACCAAACTGGGTTCAGGCCATTACTTAATTGATTTCGGGAAGTCTTTTTTTGGAACGGTCTCTCTGAGCTTAAAGAGCAATCATGCAAAGGATTTAGTAATTCATCAGGGGGAAAAATTATTGGGCAATCGAATTGATAGAAATCCCGAAGCAACGGTACGCTACCAGAAGGTGGTAATGAAAAACATGTTGGCGGGTCAGGCTTACATTGTTAAGCTTCAACCCGATATACGAAATACAAATGACAAAGCAATCCATCTACCCGATTCACTCGGAGTGGTGATGCCGTTTAGATATTGTGAAATAGAAAACTTGCAGGTTCCGATAGAAGACATAGAGCTATTTCAAAAGGCTATTTATGTGGAATTTGATGACATGGCTGGTTACTTCTCTTCGTCAAATAAAACACTGGATCAGGTATGGAATCTTTGCAAGCACACCATCAAAGCGACTACATTTACTGGATATTATGTGGATGGTGATAGGGAAAGAATTCCATATGAGGCAGATGCTTATATTAACCAGCTCAGTCATTATAGCGTGGATGATAACTATGCCATTGCCAAACGGACCAACGAATATTTTATAGACCATCCCACATGGCCTACGGAGTGGCTGTTACATACGGCAATGCTCTTTTATCAGGATTACATGTACACGGGCGATTTGACCTTGATCAGGAAACATTATCAAGTACTTAAAGTCAGAACACTACATGATTTGGCTAGGGAAGATGGACTGATTTCCAGCAGATCACATCGCTTGGATTCTGCATTCATGTTAAAACTCGGTTTCAAAGACCCCAAAACGAAGGTTCGGGATATTGTGGACTGGCCTCCAGCACAAAAAGACTCCTATTGGAAGCTAGCAACAGAAGAGGGTGAAAGGGACGGCTATGACATGGGGGTAGAGATCAATACCGTGGTGAATGCTTTTTACTACCACAACCTTGTTTTGATGACGGAGATTGCCAGGGTGCTTGGTGAAAGCGATGATGCCAAAAGGTTTGCCAAAGAGGCTGAAATGGTTCGTACAATGATCAATGAAAAGCTGTTGGACAAAGCAAAAGGAGTCTATATTGATGGAGAGGGTTCTTCACATTCATCGTTGCATGCCAACATGATGCCACTGGTTTTTGGATTGGTTCCTGATCAATACAAAATGACTGTTGTAGATTTTATCAAAACCCGTGGTATGGCCTGTAGCGTATATGGTGCGCAATACCTGCTTGAAGCTCTATATCAGGCTGGAGAAACCGAATATGCTTTCAAGCTAATGACCGACACGACCACTGATCGGTCTTGGTGGAACATGATCCAACTGGGTGCTACCATGACACTAGAAGCCTGGGATATGAAGTATAAACCCAATCTTGACTGGAACCACGCATGGGGCACAGCACCATTGAACACTGTCGTACGACACCTTTGGGGAATCACTCCTATTCAGCCAGGGTTCAAGCAGGTGGAGGTTCAACCCCAGTTGGGGGAGTTGACTTTTTCTGAGATCAAAACCCCTACCATCATGGGGAATATAATCGCGCGGCATCAGCAGGTTAACGAAAAAGTGAACTACACGATCGAGTTGCCAGAAGGCATGTCAGGGATATTCATAGTTCCAAAAGGATATCAACCAACGAAAAGTAAACAAAGGCAAGAAATAATCAAGTTGTCTTCTGAAGTCAATAAGATTAAGCTTAGAGTGATTTCAAAAGACTCATTGGTGGATACTGAATAA